In Mycoplasmopsis synoviae ATCC 25204, the sequence TTGTAGTGATAGTGAAATACTTAAAAGAATTCCGACTGGTAGAACTAAAATTCAAATATTTGTACCAGCTTCTGATGGCGCACTTGAAAGTATTGAACCAAGATTAGCGGTATTTCCCTTGAAAAATCCTAGGAATGCTAAAGCTGATACAGATAAAATAATTGAAGGAATAGAAGCTACGAAGCTATTTGCTATTTTTCCTACAATTGCAGGAAGAGCGTGTCTTAAAATAAGTCTTATTTTAGAAGCCCCTACTAATCTTGAAGCTTGGATAAAATCTGAATCTTTAACGGTTATTATATATAGCCTAGTAATTCCAACGCTACCTGGTCATCCTACTACTATTAAAGTAATAGCTAAAGTTAGATCAGAAGTTCCAAATATAGATGAGGCTATTAAAAGTCAAATAAGTGTTGGTGGAGAAGTAATAATACTTATTATTCTCATAGCAATAGTATCTAAAAGTGATCCAGCATGAAAACCTAAATAAGCTCCAATAAATACACCAATCATTGTTTGGATGAAAGACACTATAACTGCAAGTCTAATTGCATTTCATGTTCCAACTCATGATGAAGTTCAAACATCAACACCAGCAGAATTAGTTCCTAAATAAGTGCTTAAATTAATTTGTGGATTTAGTCTTTTAATTTCTTCGATGTAGCTTAATACTTGATCTTGAGTTAAATCTTTTGCAATTAAGCCTCTTTGTTGAGATTGAGCCAAAATAATGCTAATTGAATCTGCTTTATAAAAGCTATAAGCATTTACATATAAATTTCCATCTTCTAAGCGAACAGAGGTATTGTCAGGATTAAATACAGTTTTATAAACAAGACCATGGAAATATGAATCACTATTTCAAAGAGTTACAGAATTATTATAAACTTGCTGACTAATCCCAGAAGAACCTAATGTAAGGTTTACAAATGGGTTAAACACAGGAGGCAGCGATGCAGTTCTATTAGATGTTCCGATTTGAGTTTTTCCATCTAGTAAAGTATAAGTAAGTCCTGATGTGTTATTAATTGAAGTACTAGAAGAATATTTTGAAGTTAGCGATATTACTATTGAAAATATTAAAACCGCTAAAAATACAACTAAAGCTAGTGAAAAAAATCAGGTAGAAAAATATCTTTTTAAAATTTCATTAAGAAGTTTTTTAGGTTTTCCAGCAGCGTTATTAAACTGAAGGTTAGCCTTAGGAACATGTCTTACTAATGAATTTTGAAGCATTTTTTCATTAAGATTGTATTTTTTATTAAATTCTTTTGATGATAATTTCACATGTTCCTTTCTTAATTTTTAGCTTGTGCAAACTTTTTTTCTTTATTTCTAACAAGATATTGTTTGAATAAAAATAATAATGATGTAGAAGAACTATAGTATCTAATTCTTGGGTCTAAAAAGACAAAAGAAATATCAACTATAATGGTGGTAAATACTGAAAGAGTAGTAAAAAATACAGTACTAAACATTATGATGTTAATCTCTCCATTAGGGAAGGCGTTAACTATAACGTTACTTACTCCTGGAACTCTTCAGTAGGTTTCGATTACAACTCCTCCTGATAATAGTCCAATATATGATGGAATAAGTGTAGCTGCTAAAGGAATTGAAATATTTCTTAAAACGTATTTAAAAAATATCTGTCTTTGATTTAATCCTTTAGATTTTGCAATTAAAACATAATTTGATGTTAAAACGGTAACAACTTGGTTTCTAACGAAAGTGATGTAACCAGCTAGCGAACCTATAACAACAACAAATATTGGAGAAGCTCATGATGCAATAGTATTTGAAAGTCCGTTTATTTCGATATCTCTTGGAAGTAAAAACAGTGGCGGAGTTCCAAATACAGATAGTAGCACCAATATAACTACAGAAGCTGTAACAAAAATAGGTAGTGCTACAAAAAATTGCGAAAGCAGGTTAACTATTCAATCGAAGAATTTTCCTCTTTTATATCCTGCGATTATCCCTAAGAAAATTCCTAAACTAGCGCTTATTAAAAAACTAGGAAGAGTAATTATTAAAGAATATGGAAGAAATCTAAAGAAATAAGCAGGAATTGTTTTAACATCAGCATTAGATAAAATATTCTGATTAAAAACAAATCCAAAAGGTTGATTTGAATCAAAAACACTTTTCACTCAATAACCAAATCTAACAAAAACACTCTCTTTTTTATCTATTCATGCAAGAGGTTCAAATCTTGAAAATTCAGTATCTGGCTTAATTAAATAAGTGTCTTTTGATCTTTGAAAAACACTTTCAGCTTGTTCGGCCTTAAAACCTGAATTTTCCCATTCTTTAACAAATGGATTTTCCGCAAAATAAGCCACTAAGAAAAAAACAATAATTGCGATTGCAAATATTGTAAAAATAGCTAATAAAACTCTTTGAGTTAAATATTTAATCATTTTTTAAATTATTTTAATGCTTCTTTTTTGATTAAAAAGTCAGCGTTGTTTCCTTTTATAGATCAACCGTTTTTAAATGTTGCATTTTCAACGCCTCTACCGTATAAATTAGGTACAAATGCAAATTCTGTTGGTAATCCTGATTCTGGAGCTGTAAATCTTTGTGCAACTGGGAAAAGCGCGAAAGCAGGAATTGTTCCTAGTAAAGTGGTTAATTCTACTCCTAATTTAGTAAGTTCTTCCATGGTTAAAGTTCTACCTTCACTTAATCAGAAAAGTGAACTTAAAACTTCGAAAGTAAGATCAGGAGATTTAGCTGATGGTTTTACTAAATAATCTCTTGCGATTCCTAAGTATTTTTGAGGTAATTTTAAGTATTCTGTTAATACTTGTTTATGTGTAACTGTATCTGAAGTTTCTAGGAATAAATCGTCAAAACCTTCTTTAGCTCTTGCTTCATTTAGAGATTTTTGTTCGTAATTTTTATCTTTTTTAACTCTAAATACGATTTTGTTATCTGTTAAGTATTTTAAGAAATCTTCTGATACCTTAACAAGCATAGGGAATGATTTTTGCATTCTTGTTTTGTATTGATCATCTGCTACTAAATTAAATAACATAGAATCAACACCTAAACGTGATGTTGTGAAACCATTTAGTCCTGAAGTAACACCATCATAGTCATAGATTCATCCTATATGTTCTGCTAAACTATTTGGATTTGAATATCAATTTGAAACATATTGAGGGTTTGGACTTCTGTTCATGAAATATCAAGTCTTGGATCTAATTCGTTTAATACTTTCTTTAAATCAGGTATTCTATTTTTAACTAAAGCGGTTCAAGCTCTAGGTTCTGGAATTGTTATTTTAACTTTTTGCTCTAATGTAGGATTATCTTGGAAGAAAGCGTCAAGAAGTTTTTTCATTTCGCCTTTTAATTGATCGAAAACAACACTTTTTAATCTTTGATCAGTTGTAAGTGAAAATTGAATAGAATCAAGAGGTCCTAAATATGTATTATCTTCAGAAAATCCTTTTCTATTTTGAGGTAGATTTGTAAAATTAACTTTGTTACCATCTTTGTCAACAACAAATATTGAGTTATTTTTGTAGTATTCGTTTCTTACAGTTTTTGGATGTTGTAAATCAGCATCTTTTCCGTCTAATCTAGCATCCATTCCATATGTTGCTATTCAAGGTAAGCTTGCTGTATTTCAAGCTGTATTAACTCATTCGTTTCAGTTAACTGAAGCTTGTAAAATACTTCTAAATGAGTTAGAGTAATTTGATGTTGAGTTTTTAACTAGGTTAACTGCGTCTCCGCCTTTTACTTCTACATTAGTTACGTTGTATAAAAGTTTAGAAGCAGTTTCGTTTGCTCATGGGTTTACACCAGAAGAATCATTTGAAAATTTAGTTGGATTTAAATTTCATCAAGTAGTTGTAACTAAAGTTAAAGGATTATAGTTAAGTAAATAGCTTAAGTTATATCTGTCTAAATTTCTTAGAATATTACTTTGTTGATTTGATTGTAAAGAATGTCAACTTGTTGATGATAAATATCCTGCAGTTAGTTCGTTATATGAGTTGTCACTATAAACTTGA encodes:
- a CDS encoding ABC transporter permease codes for the protein MKLSSKEFNKKYNLNEKMLQNSLVRHVPKANLQFNNAAGKPKKLLNEILKRYFSTWFFSLALVVFLAVLIFSIVISLTSKYSSSTSINNTSGLTYTLLDGKTQIGTSNRTASLPPVFNPFVNLTLGSSGISQQVYNNSVTLWNSDSYFHGLVYKTVFNPDNTSVRLEDGNLYVNAYSFYKADSISIILAQSQQRGLIAKDLTQDQVLSYIEEIKRLNPQINLSTYLGTNSAGVDVWTSSWVGTWNAIRLAVIVSFIQTMIGVFIGAYLGFHAGSLLDTIAMRIISIITSPPTLIWLLIASSIFGTSDLTLAITLIVVGWPGSVGITRLYIITVKDSDFIQASRLVGASKIRLILRHALPAIVGKIANSFVASIPSIILSVSALAFLGFFKGNTANLGSILSSAPSEAGTNIWILVLPVGILLSISLSLQFIALGVHDSLDPKVIRGK
- a CDS encoding ABC transporter permease, translating into MIKYLTQRVLLAIFTIFAIAIIVFFLVAYFAENPFVKEWENSGFKAEQAESVFQRSKDTYLIKPDTEFSRFEPLAWIDKKESVFVRFGYWVKSVFDSNQPFGFVFNQNILSNADVKTIPAYFFRFLPYSLIITLPSFLISASLGIFLGIIAGYKRGKFFDWIVNLLSQFFVALPIFVTASVVILVLLSVFGTPPLFLLPRDIEINGLSNTIASWASPIFVVVIGSLAGYITFVRNQVVTVLTSNYVLIAKSKGLNQRQIFFKYVLRNISIPLAATLIPSYIGLLSGGVVIETYWRVPGVSNVIVNAFPNGEINIIMFSTVFFTTLSVFTTIIVDISFVFLDPRIRYYSSSTSLLFLFKQYLVRNKEKKFAQAKN